TAGAAACAAAAAGATTACTATTTTCCAGATTTAAAAAAGAAGATATGAGAAGGAAACATGTAATTGGAATGGCAATTTGCCATAACCTCCAGACATATATGACTATTTTTTATCCCTATAATTTTCTTTATGAATATGTTAAATGTAATTGATTTGTTCGACAACCCCTAGTATCAGACTTGTAAAATAAATAGTCAAATTTTTTAATTTTTTATATATCTTTAAAAAATTAATCTTATTCAAAAATAGATGAAAATTGGCATTTTCTTCAGTTACATCAAAAACCACCTTCTCTTTTGCTGCCACATTATTTTAATAATTTTCATTAAAAATATTATCAGGTTTGGAGGAAATATTTTTACTATAATACTTCAATAGTTTAGGAAAATAATTTATATTGCCTTCGATTTTAAAGCGATGTGCCTTGCAATTCCAGCTAAAATAATTGAAAAAAAGGGAAATAAAGCGATTGTGGATTATGGGGGAGTAAAAAGAGAAATAGATATTTCACTTGTAAATGCAAAGAAAGGAGATTATGTAATTGTTCATGCGGGTTTTGCAATCCAGATTATAGATGAAAAAGAAGCAAGTGAAACGGTGAAAATTTTCGAGGAGATTTTGAAAAATGCATGAATTTTCTACAATGCAAAATATAATGGGCTTAATCATTGAAGAAGCAAAAAAAATAGGGGCTAAAAAAGTTATTAAAATTTATCTTGAAGTAGGTGAGCTAACTTTCCTTGCTGATGAACAGATGAAATTTGCCTTTAATCTTTTGAAGGAAGGGACAATTGCTGAAGACGCAGAGCTTGATATTAAAAGAATAAAGGCAAAAATTAGTTGCAAATGTGGTTATGAAGGGGAAATAAGATATGGAGAAAAAGATGAATTTCACATTATTTTCCCAATTATAAGTTGCCCCATTTGTGGAAATAAAGCAAAAATTTTGGAAGGAAGAGAATGCAGAATAAGGAGTATGGAGGTCGATATATGATTTTCAAACTTCGCAATAAAAATTTTGCAGATGCAATAATTAAGGAAATAAAAAAAATAGGGAATGGATTAAAGATAATGCATGTATGTGGGACACACCAGGATACAATTTTAAGATATGGTCTTGATACCCTGCTTGCAGAAAGTGGGGTTGAAATAGTTCAGGGACCCGGCTGCCCAGTTTGTGTTACAACACCTCTTGAAATAGAGAAGGGAATAAAGCTTGCTGAAAAGGGAATAACAATAGCAACATTTGGAGATATGTTAAGAGTGCCAGCAAGCAAAACACTCGAAAAAGTAAGAAGCGAAGGAGCAGATGTAAGAGTTGTATATAGCATAACAGATGCAATTGAGATAGCAAAAGAAAGAGAAACTGTTTTTATTGCAGTTGGGTTTGAAACAACCGCACCCTCAACAGCCATTTCATTGATGAGAGAACCAAAAAATTTCTCTATTCTAAGTTGCCACCGCTTTATTCCACCAGCCCTTGATGCAGTGCTTGGGATGGGGGAGATAGGGCTCGATGGTATAATATGTCCTGGGCATGTATCTACTATAATAGGGGTAAAACCCTATGAAAAAATTGCCAGAAAATATCGCATACCTCATGTGATTGCTGGTTTTGAGCCACTTGATGTGCTTCTTGCAGTTTATATGCTCGCTAAGCAGGTGGAAGAAGGGAGATATGAAGTTGAAAATGAATATAAGAGATGTGTGAGGGATGAAGGGAATGAAAATGCTTTAAAAATAATGAACGAAGTTTTTAGCAGAAAAGATGCTGAATGGAGAGGATTTCCAGCAATTAAAAAATCAAAAATGGAATTGAGGAAAAAATTTGAGGAATATGATGCCGAAAAAATTTATGAAGCATTACTTGCTGATGTTAAAGAAGCAAAAACTCCAAAAAATTGTAAATGCGGAGAGGTTTTGAGAGGAGTAGTAAAGCCCGAAGAATGCACACTTTTTGGAAAATCATGTAATCCATCACATCCTCTCGGGCCTTGTATGGTATCGATTGAAGGAGCATGCAATATTTCATACAGGTATAGAAAATGGATATAGAAATAGGGACTATTGAAGAAAGAATAATCAAAATTTTGCAAGAGAAATATCCAATTACTGCTGCTGAATTAA
The sequence above is drawn from the Thermoplasmatales archaeon genome and encodes:
- a CDS encoding HypC/HybG/HupF family hydrogenase formation chaperone, encoding MCLAIPAKIIEKKGNKAIVDYGGVKREIDISLVNAKKGDYVIVHAGFAIQIIDEKEASETVKIFEEILKNA
- a CDS encoding hydrogenase maturation nickel metallochaperone HypA produces the protein MQNIMGLIIEEAKKIGAKKVIKIYLEVGELTFLADEQMKFAFNLLKEGTIAEDAELDIKRIKAKISCKCGYEGEIRYGEKDEFHIIFPIISCPICGNKAKILEGRECRIRSMEVDI
- the hypD gene encoding hydrogenase formation protein HypD, which gives rise to MIFKLRNKNFADAIIKEIKKIGNGLKIMHVCGTHQDTILRYGLDTLLAESGVEIVQGPGCPVCVTTPLEIEKGIKLAEKGITIATFGDMLRVPASKTLEKVRSEGADVRVVYSITDAIEIAKERETVFIAVGFETTAPSTAISLMREPKNFSILSCHRFIPPALDAVLGMGEIGLDGIICPGHVSTIIGVKPYEKIARKYRIPHVIAGFEPLDVLLAVYMLAKQVEEGRYEVENEYKRCVRDEGNENALKIMNEVFSRKDAEWRGFPAIKKSKMELRKKFEEYDAEKIYEALLADVKEAKTPKNCKCGEVLRGVVKPEECTLFGKSCNPSHPLGPCMVSIEGACNISYRYRKWI